catcagacgccgagctggtggctctctgtttctccggctccttggattcggaggatttgcgacctagcctgcttagcatgttcactgccaaaaagcgagaaaacaaagttagttttcgccgctaaagcagtaaagcataaaaaagaaatcctcaccctcagtctcttcgtccgaagacgaggaatcgaacacgaagtcacccttgacgagctcagattccgaatactgtttcctaatcatgggaatcttattgagctcgccctcgagctcgtccaacggttctacccgaggatgaggaattacggacttcggccctctccaggaaaagtccggagccgctgtcctattgtaaaaaaagaaatgattttgccacttcggccatttggttttacagaatgctctgaagggctgtaaagggatcaagtaaaaccaggatccctttctcttaaactgaaagaaattaaggattgccctcagagacagatccttttctagtctacgcagctcggcagcaaaggccgataagtgcctccaagaatttggagtcaccagacctaaaggaagttgaaaaaaatcaagaagctctacaaaggcagggggaagagggaaacgaagcccgcattctaagcaggcttcgtaaacggtggcataaccctccggcggcgagttagccctatgaatgtcgtcgggaatcaccactaaccccccaggaagaaaatattttccgtgtaaggatatcacagtatccttactcaaaatgctgtgaaaatattctaccgtcttctccccggaccttttccggccagaagacccctcaccccccttcctaccactacctgattcagaaacagattcagaagaagaagacatgattcttactctttgatggtcgaaagtctctgaagaaattcttgaagaagcggaagaaaattttacgaaaaagagagagaatacagaagaaataatcgcaaaagtattccaatgatgaagagaggaaatatttatcagattcgcaaaggcatttcaaattcgtcgcaccgtttcaaatcccactttttctggattctctggccggatttgctgtcacatttaatgcagacacgtgcagagcacgcCTCCTGACCCCCTtacaaaatgccgaagtgatttacttcgcttttcggggggggtggtgatgggatacgaactaaacaactaaaccctaattgcgagcccaatagcagtgacggcccatcagcccaaaacccaagaaagagtatcagttcggcacaaccaaagagttcggtcacagcctatagctcggtaaaagccgaccaatcgagctcaactctcagttcggcacaaccaaagagttcggtcacagcctatagctcggtaaaagccgaccaatcgagctcaactctcagatcggcaaaagctgatcggcaaagttcagcagttcggtctcagtattcgaccgaacaaggagatagtggacccatgcaggatctccacgacctccattacacccacgatctatttagtggtattaagcagttatcaaccccactaccagggctgcaaaccacgatcttagttcgaatgtataaatagaacttagatcagatagaccaaggttaagctctctagatcctgaatcttacagcaaatcagtattgtaatctgtaagcgagaccaagcaatacaaatttgccctctcttcttcccgtggacgtagatttacctcagtaaatcgaaccacgtaattttccgtgttgtgatcgtttattacttgcatttattcccatcaaaaattcgccacatcatcacaaAAGTATCTCTGCGTGAGTGAGTGTCGAGGGGTTAGTGAGAGAGAGCttgaagagagagaggagaattGAGGGATGCTGGAGTTGGAGACCCGTGGTTATTGCTAGAGAGTGGAGCTGAAAGAGTTGCAGAGGGGAAAGGAGATTGGAAGGGCTTTGGTGAAGAAGCAATCGAGCTAATCGAAGTTGGGGAGGATGGTAACTCATGAATTTTGGGGTTTATTTAGAGATTTTCTGTTGAATGGGAAGTTCAAAACTGTGAGAAAGAATAAGCTCAACTCTAACTCTGTTACTCTCTCAGTCCCAGAACAATCGTCTTATTTTGACCAatataagttttaataaatgtaataaaaGTGAGCTCattcctacttttatatactccctccgtcccaccgcAAGTGGTCAACTTTTCATTTTGGATTATTCCATTATAAGTGATTGATTTTctcttttaacaaaaaataaaatattttctctctcttactttattccatttttcttactttttttcatatttctgACTTTATTCTGTCTTTATCTTTcatactttttcctctcttatagtactactttattcacttcactttaactcaataaatatagttttcttaattctcgtgcctaAAAGAAACTCATCACTTGTGatgggacggaggagtattagttttatagtaaaagataagtaagaatgagttagtggaatataaggcTCACTATCAAAATtggtaaaaaagtgaaatgagacacaTTTTATAGGACAGACGTAAATGGAAAAATGGAACAATCtttgtaggacggagggagtactatttttaattatttacacATAATTTAAACATTCTATCTATTTATGCAAGAAAAGTTTTACCCAGTTTTGACAAAAGTCACACTATTGTAAAAAATATTTACCATTTTGTTATATTCATTTATAAATTACTTGTATCCTgctcctttctttctttttctttttgtgtcAATACATCAACTTCATGGATGCATTTTTGTAAATTGCTACTCAATATGTAATAACCAACGATATTAGCAAGCGTAACAAAAACTCATCATTTTGTTCTCATTTCATTTAtactatctatctatctatcctTTTTCTCTTATTAATTGACAAAATTGTGTGGCCCAACTAGTGAAGATCCTAATCTGCACTCACAATTCTATGATATAATAGACATGATATTTGTGTGCGTGTGTTGACCTGgtttaaaataattaacatTTGAGATTAAAAGTCTTGGTTCAAATCCACCCCTGTTCATTTATCTATAACAAAAACACAATAGTATTAATTTATGCAACAACATACATGCAATCTTTCATTTCGATTCATTTATCAATAAACAAATACAATACTTATTAATTTGTTCGACcacacacatatataatatataactCGAAATTAATGTATGTTCTTTTCCAATTAATGGTATGATGATCACACACCATCCACCAAATTTTGTGCAAGACATACtcagagaataaagtatgtggAGGTTTAAATGAAGAAATATATAATTGTGAGATTCGTCCCTACACTTTGTTAAATGAATGGAGTCCCTTCAACCTTGTTTTTCAGCCACCACTTCACTGAAGCCTCCCTCAGAATTTTCAGCCCTCCTATTAAATGATTCCTTCTACACTCAATAGAATGTTATAAATACTCATGCAGATATCATATTCATTTCTAACAACTATAGCGACTCTTATGCATGCCTgcattctttttttattcttgcAATTAATCCAGTTTTCTTCACTTTTGCATTAATTGATTTCGATATTTTCACAACTTGCACAAGAGAGACCAGGTATATGCAAGCTGTGATATTAAAATCAAATGGTACATATcatttttgccaaaaaattggattttttaaaatatcagaAGTATTTACTCTTGCTCAATCACAATTTTAAAGAAGAGTCCTATCTTCTATACAAGCAAGTACAACAATTATTTTTCAGAATTAGCATCAATGAGTAAAATACATTTATTTAGATGAACTGAATTTTGTGATACCCCAATGAAAGTGATAGTTTCAATTATAAACTAAAGTTATTTGATTCATGTCCCGTTAAAACAGCTAATTATATTGAAGAAATTCCAGTAAAAAAAAGTAGAACTAGTAAGTACTAGTACTATACAAATTAGGCAATCATCTACTATCTTATTATCAATATTGGAAAGTAAACACGATCTTATGCATAAGtgaatttattttctttataattgAAACTTTAAAATGTGCAAAGAATGTATGTGTAGACACGCATTTTGTTTAATTCGTCATTACGCTGTGTTACTATAATCAATTACTATTACTAGTTGTAAATGTTTTTCAAACTGCTAGTGCTAGTAGCTCAACTCAACCAACCACTAATTCACAACTTCACATGAAACATATCTATATTACAAGAtgataaaatcaaaattttaaaccCTAATATCATAAGAAACAAAATGAATTAATAAGTAAAGTAGCCAAAACTCAGAAGCATGAATGTAGGATCCACTGCCTTGCTGTTATCTACCCCTCCCCATGCCTACTTAAACCCCACATTTTCATCAAACACCTCAAACCAAAACTTCCACAATTTAACTTCACTCCACTTCCTCAATTTCAATTCACTTCCCCCATTTCTCTCATCCAGTCCCTGCCATGGAGACTCAAGACGCCAGCAGCCTTCGCGTCGCCTCGTTCTCGTCCTACATCGACAAAGGCAAAGAGAGCCTAGTCCACCGCGTCTCCGCCCAAGACCACACCGACATGACCATCAAACTATCCCACAAGGCGGCCAATCCCACCCGCGTCGACTCCTTCTCCTCCCGCTCCTCCGACCCCAACCCCAACCCCAACTCCGCCTTCTCCTTCTCCCACCTCACCCCCAAACACGCCGCCGGTGAGATCAGCGTCTTCGGCGCCGACCGCTACTTCAACATGAAGCTCGAGTACCAAACCGCCGCCACCAAAACCCACCCCCGCCGCCCTCCCACCCCGAGCCTCTGCTCAGAATCCTCCGCCCCCACCACTTGCCACAGCCAAACCACTCTCCTCCCTTCTAACCAATCATCCAAGCATAAAAAAACCTCATCCCGAATCTTCACCGGATTCGGCTGCAGAACCCCCTGCTTCGGCAACAAATCCGTCCAAATCGACGAAATTAAAGATCGCCATCAAAATCACCCAATCAAGATGATCCAAGACATAGAAGAGTCGCGGAAATCCATCGAGGTATTCGGATCCAGGAAAATTAAGGACGCAAAAGGAAGCGAAGTAGCAACAAACATGGAGAGGAAGCTGTCGATGCTGACATGGGACGCGATTCCGAAGGGGGGGAATAAAAATCTCCCGACTTCAACGACCGGGAGCACTAGCGAAGTTGGTGACGTGGCGAGCGTGGCCAGCTCGGATTTATTCGAGATCGAGGAAGTTTCTGGAAGCATCTACCCGCTCATGCGAGGTGCGGACAACGACGACGAGCCGAGCTGTATGATGAGCCCAGCCACGTCGCTGTACGCGCCGAGCGAGGCCAGCATACAGTGGAGCGTGGTGACGGCCAGCGCCGCGGACTTCTCCGCCTTGTCGGAGTTCAACGACGACAGCGTCAGCGCCAAGGTTGTGAAGACGAGGGTTGTTGGTCAAGTGCAGAAAAGTAGGCCGGCGGGATTGCTCGGGTGCAAGAGCATTGAGGCTGTGGATGTTGCTGATCAGAATGTGTGTGTTAAGGTTAAAAaccctaattaattaattatcaacGGTGCAGTGTGTATGTATGTGATTGCCATTATTGGAGAGTTTCATTTGAttaatttgtgtgtttttttgggcCTGAAAAGATTCATGTGTATATATGTTGAGGGCGTTTCTTGTACGAggaaattgataaaaaaacaaatctgAGTTCGTTGATTTGATGCTTTGAGCTttgtctgttttttttttctgttataACTACAATACTGTGGAGATCTCACCAAAGATGTTTGCTTTTGTGCCATAAATagaattttgtttattttgaaaCCAACAATTCCAATATTTGCTTGTTGAAAAGTCTCAATAGTTGAAGGTCCTAGTTTAATACTCCTATTAAGATTGATAAATTCATGTTCAAGAAAATACTTGAATTTaggtaaaataaaatacatggGAGCAATAATAAGATGATTCATGAATCATACTCTACTATATAATTTATCATGAGGAGAAAGTTAATTCTTTAGTGAGAAAATACTTATTTAGCATATTCGTGtattaaatattagtaatacTAATATTGTGAATTTACACAT
This portion of the Salvia splendens isolate huo1 chromosome 10, SspV2, whole genome shotgun sequence genome encodes:
- the LOC121752568 gene encoding protein PHYTOCHROME KINASE SUBSTRATE 3-like, with translation METQDASSLRVASFSSYIDKGKESLVHRVSAQDHTDMTIKLSHKAANPTRVDSFSSRSSDPNPNPNSAFSFSHLTPKHAAGEISVFGADRYFNMKLEYQTAATKTHPRRPPTPSLCSESSAPTTCHSQTTLLPSNQSSKHKKTSSRIFTGFGCRTPCFGNKSVQIDEIKDRHQNHPIKMIQDIEESRKSIEVFGSRKIKDAKGSEVATNMERKLSMLTWDAIPKGGNKNLPTSTTGSTSEVGDVASVASSDLFEIEEVSGSIYPLMRGADNDDEPSCMMSPATSLYAPSEASIQWSVVTASAADFSALSEFNDDSVSAKVVKTRVVGQVQKSRPAGLLGCKSIEAVDVADQNVCVKAFREKMGADKGKKPKLGGADDENNGIEQIDSGARSLNRKASGISGRA